From Bacteroidota bacterium, one genomic window encodes:
- a CDS encoding transglutaminase: MYLFSGFEADAWTGEVLKSFKTPGLFPTGIAYDGTNIWVADRKDKKIYCLNPASGEVLRSIPSPAYWPTGLTWDGKYLWAADVKGGLPLSENYQGIIYKLDPATGNILHSVQSPSSTPRGLAWDGAYLWCADNGSDEIIQFNPDDGTTIKAFKAPSGDTRGLAFDGTYLWASDRIRDEIYMIDPEDGTVLLITEAPGAFTLGLCYDGQYLWASDTEQDKIFKLSVRDNDLYSRTNERHAEVTYTHEITNFGPGKVLTADIYLAIPQDRDNQIIEKISHSNKFNDVVSDASGQNCAHFHFEGIEAGGKREGDMITRAKIYEVRYFIFPDKVGPLEDIPAEVKQKYLGDNEKYQMNHPVIQDALKQCVGDEKNPYRIARNIYHHLIDNMYYEMVGGWNTAPTVLERGNGSCSEYTFVYISMCRAAGLPARYVGSVVVRGDDVCMDDVFHRWVEVYLPNYGWVPVDPSGGDHEWPRDQANYFGHLDNRFLITTENAGGSEYLGWTYNSDAHFTSEPKSFVVSDHYADWKPVGK, translated from the coding sequence ATGTATTTGTTTTCCGGGTTTGAGGCTGATGCCTGGACCGGCGAGGTATTGAAATCGTTTAAAACTCCGGGACTGTTCCCGACAGGGATAGCATATGATGGTACGAATATTTGGGTAGCGGATCGCAAAGACAAAAAGATTTATTGCCTGAATCCGGCCAGCGGCGAAGTGTTGAGAAGTATTCCGTCACCGGCATATTGGCCGACAGGGCTTACCTGGGACGGCAAATATCTATGGGCTGCGGATGTCAAAGGAGGGCTTCCGTTATCCGAAAATTACCAGGGTATTATTTACAAACTTGACCCGGCCACAGGAAATATCCTGCACAGTGTGCAATCGCCATCTTCTACTCCCAGGGGATTAGCCTGGGATGGAGCCTACCTTTGGTGCGCCGACAATGGTTCTGACGAAATAATTCAGTTTAACCCTGACGATGGCACCACCATTAAAGCATTTAAAGCTCCTTCAGGGGATACGAGAGGACTGGCGTTTGACGGAACCTATCTTTGGGCTTCCGACAGGATCAGGGATGAAATATACATGATAGATCCCGAGGATGGCACAGTTCTTTTGATCACAGAAGCTCCGGGTGCTTTCACCCTTGGATTGTGTTACGACGGGCAATACTTGTGGGCTTCCGACACAGAACAGGATAAAATATTTAAATTGTCCGTAAGGGATAATGATCTTTACAGCAGGACCAATGAACGTCATGCCGAAGTAACATATACTCATGAGATTACCAATTTCGGACCGGGAAAAGTACTTACTGCCGATATTTATCTGGCAATTCCACAAGACCGCGACAATCAGATAATAGAGAAAATATCGCACAGCAATAAGTTCAACGATGTTGTAAGCGATGCATCGGGTCAGAACTGCGCTCATTTCCATTTCGAAGGGATCGAGGCCGGTGGTAAAAGAGAAGGGGATATGATAACACGGGCAAAGATTTATGAGGTACGTTATTTTATTTTTCCTGATAAGGTTGGTCCATTGGAAGATATTCCGGCAGAGGTCAAACAAAAGTATCTTGGTGATAATGAAAAATACCAGATGAATCATCCCGTTATTCAGGATGCACTGAAGCAGTGCGTTGGCGATGAGAAAAACCCTTATCGCATTGCAAGGAATATTTATCATCACCTGATCGACAATATGTACTATGAAATGGTTGGGGGCTGGAACACTGCTCCAACCGTGCTTGAACGCGGAAACGGTTCCTGTTCCGAATATACATTTGTTTACATCTCCATGTGCAGGGCTGCAGGATTGCCGGCACGGTACGTGGGTTCGGTGGTGGTGAGGGGAGATGATGTTTGTATGGATGATGTGTTCCACCGCTGGGTGGAGGTATATCTCCCCAACTATGGATGGGTACCTGTTGATCCCAGTGGTGGTGATCATGAATGGCCCCGCGACCAGGCCAATTATTTTGGTCACCTTGACAACCGTTTCCTGATAACAACAGAAAATGCAGGAGGATCGGAATATCTTGGCTGGACTTACAATTCAGATGCGCACTTCACGAGTGAACCAAAAAGCTTTGTCGTTTCAGACCATTATGCCGACTGGAAACCTGTTGGGAAATAA